Within the Telopea speciosissima isolate NSW1024214 ecotype Mountain lineage chromosome 4, Tspe_v1, whole genome shotgun sequence genome, the region TCCCTTGCAGCCAAACAGAGCAGATAAGATTATTCCGATACCAAATTTACCTGGGAAAGAAGATTAAGAGCTGCACCTCACTACTCTTTCGATTCAGGGTCTTCTTCCGTGTCAGTCCTTCGCTTCAAGTATTCCTCTTCAATTGTTTCCTTAAGGATAAAAAGCCTTTGAATAACCACTGGCTGGGTCATCTGCTTGACTTCCCTGATGTCGGTCTCTTCTTTGTTCAGATGATATGCGTCAAGCATGATTGTGATCCACTTGTGCAGTTCCTTGGGAGTACTGTCCCAAAAGCAATGAGCAGGAataagaagagggggggggggaatgggcTAGGAAACATATGCAAATGTTATGAATACCTCAATTATTTTTCCGCATACAAGTTTTATTATGTTCAAGCATATTTGACAAGATGTATGGTATGAATAATAAGTAAAGACATGATTTAGCTATCAATAAAATGGATTTTACAAGCCGGAATGAATCTTAACAAGATACTAACATCCAAATGATCACAGTGATTATAACCACTTCGATAAAGACCAATGCATACAGTTGGTAAATTTATATTTAACCAAGGAATATAACAGTccaacccaaaccaaaacaattggtaaatatatatttaaccaAGGAATATAacagcacacacacacacacacaaagaaagtgactactttttaaaatttatatattgAATTGAAACATTCATATGATGTATTGTCAGAACTAATACAACTGAATACTTCTGATACCACAGGTTGAAAAATCGGTACGTTTTGAACAAAGTTATGGGATATGTATGGGTACTTTAAATCGTTAAAGAGAAATGTTAATAAAGAAGGAAAACCTAGAATTTCAATCATTAAAAATTAAGTAACTCTAGAATActctttgattaaaaaaaaaaagataaatgtaTATTCCCGTCAGCAGATAAAATTCAAGGCCATCTCCTTCTGAATATAAGCAGTCAAATTATAGCCATGATATCAAAGAAGTTTCAGAAAGAACATCATGGGTCCTTACGTATATAGGGCATTGGGATCCTTGACTTCATGTTCATCTCCAGGAGAAAAAGCAGACGCCAATGCTGAGAATCGCTCCTCAGGATCTATGATGTTCAGTAGATGCTTGAGTAGCTTTATCTCCTTTGGTGCGATGCTCCTCAGGCTGCTTTTTGTAGCTTTGTATAGTTGATACATTATATCTTTGACCTGCAAATAAGtttataattttcattttatggAGAAGTAAAAAACTGAGGAAAAACAAGGAACGCAAAAATATCTAGCAATGGTGCATATATGTGCATGCATGACAATGAAAACACCCAGGTAGATCAATAAATTAGGAAGCCCAATCTCAACCAAAAGCATTTAGGATTTAAGTAAGAGCTATTTCCCAGATAATCCCACTACAACACTGACCTCAGCATCTTGCAATTTCTAAATGCTGATTCTAACTTCTGCAACAGCTATAAGGCCAATGAAAATGTAGAGAACATAACCAGAGTACTTAAACCATCCTTGACAAAGGTTTTAGTACACTGAAGAGGCTCTTTGAGACTAATAGGTACTCTTGCAGGTTTGACCATTACAACAAGTGGGCATGATGAGTGTTTTCAGTAACTCAGTTGCTTTAGCCTTTATGTGGGTGTGGACATATAATTACATCATTCTACTACATTACACTAGGAAGGACAATTATCTTCAGGTTTCCAATTGGTCTTTATTAGTTTGAGAGTTGTAAATATGCCGatttctatctttcttctttattttatgtgACATGCTGATTTCAGTCAACAgttgcttttcttttctgtcATAATGCCAACTCCATCTGACCAACCATTTCTTCTCATGAAAAATCAAGCTATAGGATAACCATGAGGGAGATGTGCTGATAGTCTAGAAATGTGCTGTGGTGCACATTTTGGAGCATGGAACTCAATTAGGGTTCTCCTATGAGACCTATGACCAAAGTTTTGAGACCAGACCAGCTCTAAAAAGGTGGGTCAAACCTTAGCCTGGTTTCACTCCAAATCCTTTCACTCATTAAAGATTCACTTGGTCTGAGCAGTTAAACTGGTGAAGTGGACAGTTTAAACACTCATTGACCTGTGAACTGGGACAATGAACATGAATGCCTAACCTCAAACTACGAGTTAACAAAAACATTCTTACTATTGCACAATGGATTATCTACTGATAGGACACATTTTGTATAACATGATGATGTGCCAATTCAGACTGTTGGATAGACAGGGGCAGGTATGGGTAGCCTAAATGTCAAATTCAGACTCAAGTTCAACCATATACTCTCCCATGTATGTCTACGAAACCTCTTGTAGTCCCTTGCATCACTTGCATGATTGGTCCTGAATATTTCATGGcacatggcaaaaaaaaaaaaaaaaaaagatgggccACATAGAGAAGGCTTTCTCCATGACCACCGAGGAAACTACAGCGTAAATATCAATTAGTAAAATAGTTATTACTGTTTTAAGCTTGAAGCTATCCAACCCAGTGGCTGAATCATGGTTGACCATGACCTCCCATATGACCTCAATAAATCGGTGGATGGACTGGGCTTCAGAACATTACCTATGACAGAAAATTGGCTTCGTCATAAGATTTTAACTCTTACAAATTGCTCCGAGAAGAACAATTGCATAGCACCAGTTCAATGGGTAGCTGAATTAGCCAAGCTTAATTGCATATTTTTATGGACCCTGTATCTACCACAGGTGCAACTAATATTAGtgctcaaattttgtggacgTGTTACTCATGTCTCCCTCCCTCCACGAGTTTCAACCTAAACTCATTTCACCATTGGCCAAAAACAGGATCAGTTTTCTCAGAAAACCCTTGCTTACACTTCGAGATACCCTTCGGCAAGTCTTTGGTCAGTAAAGAAAATGAATCCCGATTCCAAAATGACTCAAGGGGATCAAATCACTAAAATTTTAATAGAACCCACGAAGAACAGGAGGCACCCATGCTTTGTTTGAGGACTGGCCTAttctcagggggagtctggtccCTCTTTGAGGCCAGCCATCATGGAAACTCCACTCCCTTCCCTATTTAGAGGTAAGAACTAAAAATATGATTAATTGAAACCGTCATACCCCTgactctcttcttcctcaactGATGAGCTGAGGTAGATTGGATCACTCAAAAATGATAGAGAAGTCAACATTTTGGGAAAAGGTACGATGGTTGATATACAAGAAAGAAGTCCAGTAGAAGATGGACTGTGCCATTGAAGTAAAATCTGGAACTTAATATGTGGTAGATCCCAACGATTGCCTGACAATTCAACAGTTAGAATGTGCCAAATCATCCACCAGGTGACTCATATGAAGTGGCCATGCAACCAAGCTTGGTCACTAGGGCACCCACAGAAAATTTTAGCCTGGTGGTTAATGTTGCCCAGGTTCCACTTGGTTGTCAACCATATTTAGCAATGCTTATAGCAGCAGTTGTGCTGTCTATGCAAAGGAACAAACTTGACAATCAGACAGAATATTTATAGGAGGTAAAGCTTAGTCATCCATACCTCATTCTTCATCGTCAGGGATTCTTTTGCTGAAGCCCAAGCACTGTTTATCAGTAGGATCAACGAAGAATCAAGCTCTTTGGCCTTAGCCATGCTTTTGATCTTTTCACAAGCCACATCAAGCGAAGGAGAGTTCAGGATATCATCAAACTTTGCCTGAGCAGCATCTAATGACTCCATGTTCTCCACAGTGTTATCATATGCAGAGACTGCTGACAGGCATTTGGCTCCAAGTCTTGCTATATCTGCTCACAAAAGCCAGTGATATCTGAAGTAGGTGAGATACAACAGCACATAGTTATCCAACTTGTAATGTGAAATATGCTGCACAttctacataaaaaaaaataataataaataaacaagtgGAAGAGGCAGCACAGACGACAAAATAAGTTATGGAATTTGAAAAATGCCTTGCCACCAAGTGACTCGGCTACGGCTCAAAGTGTCAGAGCTGGGAGATTTCTTTCTGTTTTCAGTATTTAAAAATAACCAGGTTTCCCTTTTTGATCCAGAACAGGCTTCAGATGCTGTCTCTAAATGATTCTGAATCTTGGCAGCTGAGCTGCGGTGGCAGTCCAAAATGGGCCCAGTGGATTCTCTAGGTCACTCTCTATTCATGTGAATCCATGTAGCAAAAAGAGTCATCACACCTCAACCAAATTTGTATCAGAAAAATTATAGAGGTATTGAGAAATTTAGGGTAAAAGGTTCAATGGAAGCAAAAGAGTGCCTTCAAGGGTGGAATTTAAACAACTTTTAAATCTTTCTAGAAGGCCTCCAGTCCCACAAGATAAAGATAAGTTAGTGattgcatagttatcaaggcggcaaggcggaGGAGAGGATTGAAAgccaaggtgacaccaacagggtggaccaaggcgtccaaggtgaccaaggagctcggacgcctaggcgtcgccaaggcatcgccttgataactataaGTGATTGATTAGAGTTAGGTGGAAACTACTATTGGCACATTATGTCGGTGCTTCATTGATTGTTTCTAAAGGGAACTGGACAACTGAATTGTATCAACTCGTGAATCTGACTACATTAGACACTGCAGAACCAAGTACAGCTTTATTCGTAAAATCAAACTTACTATTAGAGTAAGTATACATCCACCTCCAAGGGTAAACATACTCATTTTTTTGACTTGGTATCTTCCAGCAAGACAAACATCTGTTTTTTTTGTCAATAGTATCCTCAAGCACTATGAGTTATATCACTGTAAATCAACCGCTAGAGAATTTTATCCCTCAGGTAACTCAATAATCTAGTTAGTGTAGTCAATGATCAAGATTAGTACTGCCGCCATATCCCTTAAGTCTGGTAATATCAAGTAAAAGAaccattttataaaataaaagcCCTAACATTACCCTACACCCAAAAGTACCAGTGAACTGTAGCAAGGCATAGTTGTCCATCATGATTAATTCAAATGCTCATGTTAACAGCACAAAGTTCTTAGTCAATTACCATCCCGGTCATCCAGGCTGTCATAGGTCTCAGAAATTAGAGTGAGGTGACGGAAGAATTCCCCAGTGAAATCGTTACGCCGTCTTGCTATAACTGCATTAATGTCTGTTGGGCTTTGCTGTACCTCTTTGAGAAGTTCAGTGTGCCTTTCCATCTCATCATCAATCTGCAATTTTCAATCATTTTTTACTAGAAGAACTAAATGAAACAATAACAGGACAAGTATTGCAAATCGAAATCCAAACAGAGGAAAGGACCGAAGAAATATTCGATCTTtaacaatataataataaacaataaataatgCATGAGAAACAAGTACATACTTTCTTCACCTTTCTCACTAATGAGATTAGTTTTTGCTTCATAGCAGGATCATTTTCGGTATCAGCCCTTGCTTGACACCGATTATAGAAGCTCTCCTTGTACGTATTCCATTCCTCCCGGAACATTAACAGCTTCCTCCAGTCCTTTGGTCGAGGTTTCTCATTCATGAACACATCAATCATCTTATCACAAAACTGAGTAATGGTATATCCTTCTGTAACTTCAACTTCAGCTTCTTCAACCACTTGTGTGGTTCCTACGCTGCTAGCAGGAGGATCTGAGGACATAGTTTTGCGGGATAACAATGAGCAAGACACTCAAGAACAACCAAACAATCACCCAGTAACCACAAACTTTGATCTTTTTAGATAaccaaaagaggggggggggtgggggaaggcAAATTTGGATGGGTTGAATGTGATATGAGGAGAGATAGAACTTACTGGCCCTGGAATTGGAGAGAATGGTACCAGGGTTGAAGCCGCGCTGTCTTCTTGGGGTTCGAGACCCTGCTTTGTTGTGTGGAAAATGAGAGACGGAGAAGGTAGATGGCATTTTCCCATGGCTCGTGGCAAATTCGAATTCTGAGTTGAAACTTAGAGGGTAAAGATTATTGTTGGAGAGTGGAAAGCTAGCCAAGAAAGCCATCTCCAAACCCACCCACGGCCTTTGCTCATATGACCCTTAGCTTGCGACTTCTTACTtctgaagagaaagagaaccagAGAGAAATAGGATAGTGATAACTGACGAACGCactattggattttttttttccgcgtGGTTTCAAGAATCGGAAATCGGATCCACCGACTCGAATTGGAATCGACTGAGACTGATCTCAATTTCCATCGATAAATTTTTATTCCCATCCAACAGTAATAAGTCAGTGATATTATCATCTAATTTGACGATCGTATCGGCGTAGACTAGACAATTGTACCCCCAAGATTCTAATatggtttccttttcttttttttttttttaaactattgtACACTGAGGTTTTTGTACCAAAAATCTGGTTTCACGCTGTCATCGGTAtcttttatccaaaaaaaaaaagtcggTATCAGCCCCGACGAATACCAATGATACGTACCGCCAATCCGATCCCGATATCTTAATCCAAGATTGAATGTGTCCATTTTACCAACCTTTCATTAATGACCAAGAGATTTTAAGGCAAGGCTGCCAGCAATGACAGAATTTTTAAGTTAATTATAAATCCAAATAAGTAAAGATGGATAGACACTGATCATTTGCTCAAGCTGAGACTTGAAAGACTTGCTATACAGAATCCCATTTTGGGACCCCTCAACCATTTCCTAAGTTCAATAGACACAGCTAAAATACTACCATTACTCCAATCCTCTTAGATTAATTAGATAATtgactaaggctgtgtttggcatggtatgcattctaggttgataaTGCATTCTGAGATGCTAAAAACAATTTCTcagaatgcattccaataatgcataccaaatgtaGTCTTAATTTCAAAAAGTCCACTGTATAGTTCCTGTTGAGGTTGCGAAATTTACATTATATAAATGTTCCTACATCAGAAGA harbors:
- the LOC122660195 gene encoding uncharacterized protein At4g37920 isoform X1; the protein is MAFLASFPLSNNNLYPLSFNSEFEFATSHGKMPSTFSVSHFPHNKAGSRTPRRQRGFNPGTILSNSRANPPASSVGTTQVVEEAEVEVTEGYTITQFCDKMIDVFMNEKPRPKDWRKLLMFREEWNTYKESFYNRCQARADTENDPAMKQKLISLVRKVKKIDDEMERHTELLKEVQQSPTDINAVIARRRNDFTGEFFRHLTLISETYDSLDDRDADIARLGAKCLSAVSAYDNTVENMESLDAAQAKFDDILNSPSLDVACEKIKSMAKAKELDSSLILLINSAWASAKESLTMKNEVKDIMYQLYKATKSSLRSIAPKEIKLLKHLLNIIDPEERFSALASAFSPGDEHEVKDPNALYTTPKELHKWITIMLDAYHLNKEETDIREVKQMTQPVVIQRLFILKETIEEEYLKRRTDTEEDPESKE
- the LOC122660195 gene encoding uncharacterized protein At4g37920 isoform X2, with product MAFLASFPLSNNNLYPLSFNSEFEFATSHGKMPSTFSVSHFPHNKAGSRTPRRQRGFNPGTILSNSRANPPASSVGTTQVVEEAEVEVTEGYTITQFCDKMIDVFMNEKPRPKDWRKLLMFREEWNTYKESFYNRCQARADTENDPAMKQKLISLVRKVKKIDDEMERHTELLKEVQQSPTDINAVIARRRNDFTGEFFRHLTLISETYDSLDDRDDIARLGAKCLSAVSAYDNTVENMESLDAAQAKFDDILNSPSLDVACEKIKSMAKAKELDSSLILLINSAWASAKESLTMKNEVKDIMYQLYKATKSSLRSIAPKEIKLLKHLLNIIDPEERFSALASAFSPGDEHEVKDPNALYTTPKELHKWITIMLDAYHLNKEETDIREVKQMTQPVVIQRLFILKETIEEEYLKRRTDTEEDPESKE